From a region of the Aeoliella mucimassa genome:
- the nrfD gene encoding NrfD/PsrC family molybdoenzyme membrane anchor subunit produces MATADYVVNGGPVPVADQKDPRWVNPPLVEKGQTYESVTESICAINEQEVQKTPTAWLFSFFISASLAGMFSALIAYLIFTGVGVWGNTSPIFWAFPIVNFVFWVGIGHAGTLISAILFIFRQNWRTSINRFAEAMTIFAVVCAGTFPGIHIGRVWFAYFLFPLPTTHLYMWPNFRSPLLWDVFAVGTYASVSLVFWYMGMIPDLATLRDRANGKIRQLAYGIASLGWTGSASQWRVYEKAYTLLSALAAPLVLSVHTIVSFDFAVSQLPGWHTTIFPPYFVAGAVFSGFAMVITLMVPCRKWYGLQHVVTDQHLENICKILLATGTMVGLGYTTEFFMAWYSGVAGEQDAFINRMFGLQWPAYYTMFICNVFMPQLFWFKKFRSTPILMFIVSIFVNIGMWFERYVIVVTTLERTALPSSWNAFSPTWVDYGMLIGSFGLFFTLFLLFLRFLPIVAMAEVKGVMAHEQAHHPDLADHH; encoded by the coding sequence ATGGCAACGGCTGACTACGTAGTGAATGGCGGTCCGGTACCGGTCGCTGATCAAAAAGATCCCCGGTGGGTGAATCCGCCGCTTGTGGAGAAGGGCCAGACTTACGAGTCGGTCACCGAATCGATCTGCGCGATCAACGAGCAGGAAGTCCAAAAGACTCCGACCGCTTGGTTGTTCAGCTTCTTCATTAGTGCTTCACTGGCTGGCATGTTCTCGGCGTTGATCGCTTACCTGATCTTCACCGGTGTTGGTGTGTGGGGTAACACGAGCCCGATCTTCTGGGCCTTTCCGATCGTGAACTTCGTGTTCTGGGTCGGTATTGGTCACGCGGGTACGCTGATTTCGGCCATTCTGTTTATCTTCCGCCAGAACTGGCGGACCAGTATCAACCGCTTTGCCGAAGCGATGACCATCTTCGCGGTGGTTTGCGCCGGTACGTTCCCCGGTATCCATATTGGTCGCGTTTGGTTTGCGTACTTCCTGTTCCCGCTACCGACCACGCACTTGTACATGTGGCCCAACTTCCGCAGTCCGCTGTTGTGGGACGTCTTCGCGGTGGGTACCTATGCTTCGGTGTCGCTCGTGTTCTGGTACATGGGCATGATTCCCGATCTCGCCACGTTGCGTGACCGGGCGAATGGCAAGATCCGCCAACTCGCTTACGGCATCGCTTCGCTGGGTTGGACCGGCAGCGCATCGCAATGGCGTGTGTACGAAAAGGCTTACACCTTGCTGTCGGCCTTGGCCGCTCCGCTGGTGTTGTCGGTGCACACGATCGTGAGCTTCGACTTTGCCGTGAGCCAGCTACCTGGTTGGCACACCACGATCTTCCCACCCTACTTCGTCGCGGGTGCGGTGTTCAGTGGTTTTGCGATGGTGATCACGCTGATGGTTCCGTGTCGCAAATGGTACGGACTCCAACACGTAGTGACCGACCAGCACCTGGAGAACATCTGCAAGATTCTGCTAGCCACCGGCACCATGGTCGGCCTCGGTTACACCACCGAATTCTTCATGGCCTGGTACAGCGGTGTCGCCGGCGAGCAAGACGCGTTCATCAACCGCATGTTCGGTCTGCAGTGGCCCGCTTATTACACGATGTTCATCTGCAATGTGTTCATGCCGCAGTTGTTCTGGTTCAAGAAGTTCCGTTCCACCCCAATATTGATGTTCATCGTGTCGATCTTTGTGAACATCGGCATGTGGTTCGAACGGTACGTGATTGTGGTCACCACCCTCGAACGAACCGCTCTGCCGAGTAGCTGGAATGCCTTTAGCCCGACCTGGGTCGACTACGGCATGCTGATCGGCAGCTTTGGATTGTTCTTTACGCTGTTCCTGCTGTTCCTGCGATTCCTACCAATCGTAGCCATGGCGGAAGTCAAAGGCGTGATGGCCCACGAGCAGGCCCATCACCCCGACCTGGCGGACCACCATTAA
- a CDS encoding quinol:electron acceptor oxidoreductase subunit ActD translates to MSHHDTKPEPAKYEPKVIGVLGEFAGPEQLVAGARAIREKGYRKVEAYSPFPVHGIDDALAAPKPILPWVVLGAGLTGCAVALLMQWYMNAFEAPFPLSGYDYGISGKPSWSLPANIPVTFELIVLFSAFTAFLGMIAFNKLPKFSNPLFRNERFTRATNDKFFLLIEEDDPQFATESITSAFEAIGAVHVEALYDQPTTPMPSWIVPVGAVLMVAGLIPLGLVAMNRNVHTSTPRLSIWWDMDYQPKYKAQTTIPDSLFKDGRSARLPVEGTVARGRGVIDPALELGYIPASEPTFETALLLQEEGTGEQPPAEEPAEETPADADEAPAEEPAEEESADQPADETTEAPAEKSTDMQEEPAAEPAAEPADEAPAEEPTAEESQPATDEAAPAEGGEAEAPAAPHYNWVSEFPEAITVDSDLMERGERQYNIYCAVCHGYAGDGDGLVHQRAIAREQLATWAPPTSIHNEAVVKYPVGQLFDTISNGNIGDWTKDGTPMRGRMAGYKQQISVKDRWAIVLYIKALQKSRLVTPDELSEQELASLK, encoded by the coding sequence ATGTCCCATCACGATACTAAACCCGAACCCGCCAAGTACGAGCCCAAGGTCATTGGGGTGCTCGGCGAGTTTGCTGGCCCCGAGCAACTCGTGGCCGGAGCGCGTGCGATTCGCGAAAAGGGCTACCGCAAGGTCGAAGCCTACTCGCCGTTCCCGGTGCACGGCATCGACGACGCCCTGGCTGCGCCGAAGCCCATCCTTCCCTGGGTGGTGCTGGGTGCCGGTCTCACGGGGTGTGCTGTCGCCCTGTTGATGCAGTGGTACATGAACGCTTTCGAAGCGCCATTTCCGCTCAGCGGTTACGACTACGGCATCAGCGGTAAGCCTTCCTGGAGTTTGCCAGCCAACATTCCCGTGACGTTCGAACTGATCGTGCTGTTCAGTGCGTTCACCGCGTTCCTGGGCATGATTGCATTCAATAAACTGCCGAAGTTCTCAAACCCGCTGTTCCGCAACGAGCGGTTCACCCGGGCGACCAACGACAAGTTCTTCCTGCTGATCGAGGAAGACGATCCTCAGTTTGCCACCGAGTCGATTACCTCGGCGTTCGAAGCCATCGGGGCGGTGCATGTCGAAGCACTCTACGACCAACCGACCACTCCAATGCCAAGCTGGATCGTACCGGTTGGAGCCGTGCTGATGGTCGCCGGTTTGATTCCGCTCGGCCTGGTCGCCATGAACCGCAACGTTCACACGTCGACGCCACGGCTGTCGATCTGGTGGGACATGGACTACCAACCCAAGTACAAAGCCCAGACCACCATCCCCGATTCGTTGTTCAAGGATGGTCGTTCGGCACGATTGCCAGTCGAAGGAACCGTCGCTCGCGGGCGCGGTGTGATTGATCCGGCCCTGGAGCTTGGCTACATCCCTGCTAGCGAGCCAACCTTCGAGACCGCCTTGCTGCTGCAAGAAGAAGGCACCGGCGAACAGCCTCCCGCGGAAGAGCCTGCCGAAGAGACTCCCGCTGACGCCGACGAAGCCCCCGCCGAGGAGCCAGCTGAGGAGGAGTCTGCTGACCAGCCAGCGGACGAAACCACTGAAGCTCCCGCCGAGAAATCGACCGACATGCAGGAAGAACCTGCAGCCGAGCCAGCCGCAGAACCTGCGGACGAAGCCCCCGCCGAAGAGCCGACTGCGGAAGAATCGCAACCCGCGACCGACGAAGCGGCCCCTGCCGAGGGTGGTGAGGCCGAAGCCCCTGCGGCTCCCCACTACAACTGGGTGAGCGAGTTCCCCGAGGCCATTACCGTCGACAGCGACCTCATGGAGCGCGGCGAGCGTCAATACAACATCTACTGTGCGGTGTGCCACGGTTACGCCGGCGACGGCGACGGGCTCGTGCACCAGCGTGCCATCGCCCGCGAGCAGCTCGCCACCTGGGCGCCTCCTACTTCCATTCATAACGAAGCAGTGGTGAAGTACCCGGTTGGCCAACTGTTCGACACCATCAGCAATGGCAACATTGGCGACTGGACCAAGGACGGCACCCCGATGCGTGGCCGCATGGCAGGTTACAAGCAGCAAATCTCGGTGAAAGACCGCTGGGCGATTGTGTTGTACATCAAAGCACTACAGAAGAGCCGCCTAGTAACTCCCGATGAACTTAGTGAACAAGAACTGGCCTCGCTCAAGTAA
- a CDS encoding quinol:cytochrome C oxidoreductase, producing the protein MAHTTSIDTWINDSTERRRANPDLKRIAFGPLLILGALALGGTAFWSSSDSSSVFWHAYLIAVVYCTSISLGGLFFVVVQHLTGARWGVVLRRLGEIISMGIGVCGLFFIAILALIFSGNAELYPWAPPAELAKLAEPKQIWLDPTFFVGRQVFYFVVWFLIARYYYTRSVAQDRASDNEPMAPLRWWSGPAMLVFALTINFASMDWLMTLNPTWFSTIFGVYYFAGCAVSIFALLSVVVWRLQSRDILTHTITEEHRHDLGKLLFGFVFFWGYIAFSQFLLIWYAAIPEEVQWYAVRHIDPTNTGLGWATGLLFLFHLIIPFLGIMSRFVRRQKTLLAGWGIYMLVMHWFDLYYIIAPEPELTSWDIGFKSIVIYAGTMAGVGLLYAASLMYIASGNWLVPVRDPRLADSLAFENH; encoded by the coding sequence ATGGCACATACGACTTCCATCGATACCTGGATCAACGATAGCACCGAGCGTCGGCGGGCCAATCCCGATCTCAAGCGGATCGCTTTTGGGCCGTTGTTGATTCTCGGTGCGCTCGCCCTGGGTGGTACCGCGTTCTGGAGCAGCAGCGACAGCTCGTCGGTGTTCTGGCACGCGTACCTGATTGCAGTGGTTTACTGCACCAGCATTTCGCTCGGTGGTTTGTTCTTCGTGGTCGTGCAGCACCTTACCGGTGCTCGCTGGGGCGTGGTGCTTCGCCGACTTGGCGAGATCATTTCCATGGGCATCGGCGTTTGCGGATTGTTCTTCATCGCCATCCTCGCACTGATCTTCAGCGGCAACGCCGAACTGTATCCTTGGGCTCCCCCTGCGGAATTAGCCAAGCTGGCGGAACCGAAGCAGATTTGGCTCGATCCCACGTTCTTCGTCGGTCGGCAAGTCTTCTATTTCGTGGTCTGGTTCTTGATCGCCCGCTACTACTACACTCGCTCGGTCGCACAGGATCGTGCTAGCGACAACGAACCGATGGCACCGCTGCGTTGGTGGAGCGGCCCTGCCATGCTGGTGTTCGCTTTGACCATCAACTTCGCCTCGATGGACTGGCTGATGACCCTGAACCCTACCTGGTTCAGCACCATCTTCGGCGTCTATTACTTCGCTGGCTGTGCGGTATCGATCTTCGCACTACTGTCGGTGGTTGTCTGGCGTTTGCAGTCCCGCGACATTTTGACGCATACCATTACCGAAGAGCATCGCCATGATCTTGGTAAGTTGCTGTTCGGCTTTGTGTTCTTCTGGGGCTACATCGCGTTCAGTCAGTTCCTGCTGATCTGGTACGCGGCGATCCCTGAAGAAGTGCAATGGTACGCAGTGCGTCACATCGATCCCACGAACACCGGACTTGGTTGGGCGACCGGACTTCTGTTCCTGTTCCACCTGATCATCCCGTTCCTCGGCATCATGTCGCGCTTTGTCCGCCGGCAAAAGACACTGCTGGCTGGCTGGGGTATCTATATGCTGGTGATGCACTGGTTCGACCTGTACTACATCATTGCCCCTGAGCCTGAGTTAACTAGCTGGGATATCGGCTTTAAAAGCATCGTGATCTACGCGGGAACCATGGCGGGCGTTGGCCTGCTCTACGCGGCATCGCTCATGTACATTGCCTCGGGCAACTGGCTGGTGCCGGTTCGCGACCCCCGCCTGGCCGACTCGCTCGCGTTCGAAAACCACTAG
- a CDS encoding response regulator transcription factor → MEQLLLVDDDELLRERMGRALAAREFEVVEASTYEEAVDRLESLRPQRAVLDLRMPGGSGLTLLKLVREKSPETRVVMLTGYGSIANAVDAMREGAVGYVTKPADADQVLAAFDAMPALHAETTDEFHPPSLAEAEWNHIQQVLSDCDGNLSRAATLLDIPRRTLQRKLKKLAP, encoded by the coding sequence ATGGAACAACTGCTGCTAGTGGACGACGACGAGCTACTTCGCGAGCGAATGGGCCGCGCGCTCGCCGCCCGCGAATTCGAGGTCGTTGAAGCCTCGACCTACGAAGAAGCGGTCGACCGCCTTGAGAGCCTGCGGCCCCAGCGAGCGGTGCTCGACCTGCGGATGCCCGGGGGTTCGGGCCTGACGCTACTCAAGCTAGTTCGGGAAAAGTCGCCCGAAACCCGGGTGGTTATGCTCACCGGCTACGGCAGCATCGCGAATGCGGTCGATGCAATGCGGGAAGGCGCAGTCGGCTATGTCACCAAGCCGGCCGATGCCGACCAGGTGCTGGCGGCGTTCGACGCGATGCCGGCGCTGCACGCCGAGACGACCGACGAGTTCCATCCCCCATCGCTTGCCGAGGCGGAGTGGAACCACATCCAGCAGGTGCTCTCCGACTGCGACGGCAACCTAAGCCGCGCGGCCACGCTGCTCGACATCCCTCGGCGGACTCTGCAGCGGAAACTCAAGAAGCTCGCCCCGTAG
- a CDS encoding cytochrome c3 family protein has protein sequence MDRFHFPSWVNRLVILIGLGAGAGVAYGAFVYAYFTLPTTLNVGYMPEQPVPFSHRVHAGDLKFDCRYCHNTVEDAAHAAIPPTSTCIKCHSGVDASGSTKYTAVFADSLKLAPVRQSFATGEPVEWERVHDLADYVYFNHAAHVNRGVGCVECHGRIDTMDQVWQDKSLSMGFCLDCHRDPVPRLRPQSEITNLAWTGGPDPNDPASMEAHRQEMEKMYPNINASTNCSTCHR, from the coding sequence GTGGACCGTTTTCACTTTCCGAGCTGGGTCAATCGACTAGTCATTCTGATCGGCCTGGGGGCTGGTGCAGGGGTGGCTTACGGCGCCTTTGTCTACGCATATTTCACGCTTCCGACCACGCTGAATGTCGGATACATGCCCGAGCAGCCGGTGCCATTCAGCCACCGTGTGCATGCGGGCGATCTGAAGTTCGACTGCCGGTACTGCCACAACACGGTGGAAGATGCCGCACATGCGGCCATTCCGCCCACTAGCACTTGCATCAAGTGCCATAGCGGCGTCGATGCCAGCGGCAGTACCAAGTACACCGCGGTGTTTGCCGACAGCTTGAAGCTGGCCCCTGTGCGGCAGAGCTTTGCTACCGGCGAGCCGGTGGAGTGGGAACGTGTGCACGACCTGGCCGACTATGTGTACTTCAATCACGCGGCCCACGTGAATCGCGGTGTTGGCTGCGTGGAGTGCCACGGCCGCATCGACACGATGGATCAAGTTTGGCAGGACAAGTCGCTTTCGATGGGCTTCTGCCTCGACTGCCATCGCGACCCAGTGCCACGTCTTCGTCCCCAGAGCGAGATTACCAACCTGGCGTGGACCGGTGGTCCCGATCCCAATGATCCAGCCAGCATGGAAGCCCATCGGCAGGAAATGGAAAAGATGTACCCCAACATCAACGCCAGCACCAACTGCTCGACCTGCCATCGCTAA
- a CDS encoding SCO family protein → MNAFPTIRRSLILPLFAVGMLLCAGPAVGVVIEAGDETPDEMVGVGVEENLGVQLPLDLAFRNEEGEAVTLGSYMNGEKPVLLLLNYSNCPMLCGQQLNDLVRALNDPGMENFSIGREFDIVSVSIDPREQPERAKLTHKRYSEQYDRPGTSHGWHFLVGNDENIHKLADLVGYRYNFVESTGEFAHPATLMIVTPEGVVSRYINGLGYEAKTLRLSMVEAADGKVGSTVDQILLTCFVYDHTKGKYAPQAVGIMKLGAAATVLVLGLALAPYWLHRRRSTKSTESDSTDSTDTQETITA, encoded by the coding sequence ATGAACGCTTTCCCCACGATCCGACGTTCGCTGATTCTACCGCTCTTCGCGGTTGGCATGCTGCTATGCGCAGGCCCAGCGGTCGGGGTGGTGATCGAAGCGGGCGACGAAACGCCGGACGAAATGGTCGGCGTCGGCGTTGAAGAAAACCTCGGCGTACAATTGCCGCTCGACCTAGCGTTCCGCAACGAAGAGGGCGAAGCGGTCACCCTCGGCAGCTACATGAATGGCGAAAAGCCAGTGCTGCTGCTACTCAACTACTCGAACTGCCCGATGCTCTGCGGTCAGCAACTGAACGACCTGGTGCGGGCGCTCAACGATCCCGGCATGGAGAACTTCTCCATCGGTCGCGAGTTCGACATCGTCAGCGTTAGCATCGATCCGCGGGAACAACCCGAGCGGGCCAAGCTAACGCACAAGCGTTACAGCGAGCAATACGATCGTCCCGGCACCTCGCATGGCTGGCACTTCCTGGTCGGCAACGACGAGAACATCCACAAACTGGCCGACCTGGTTGGCTATCGCTACAACTTCGTCGAATCGACCGGCGAGTTCGCCCACCCCGCCACGTTGATGATCGTCACGCCCGAGGGGGTGGTTTCGCGATACATCAATGGGCTCGGCTACGAAGCCAAGACCCTGCGTTTGAGCATGGTCGAAGCCGCCGACGGCAAAGTTGGCAGCACGGTCGATCAAATCCTGCTGACCTGCTTCGTGTACGACCACACCAAAGGCAAGTACGCCCCGCAAGCGGTTGGCATCATGAAACTCGGCGCTGCGGCCACGGTGTTGGTGCTCGGCCTGGCGCTGGCTCCCTACTGGCTTCATCGCCGTCGGTCCACAAAATCCACAGAGAGTGATTCCACAGATTCCACCGACACGCAGGAAACGATTACCGCGTAG
- a CDS encoding TAT-variant-translocated molybdopterin oxidoreductase — MTETKVPKYWRSLDELENSQEFQEFVHREFPVAASEYPAGVSRRRWLQLMGASFALASVAGCRWQTEKIVPQADRPENYIPGTTTKYATSIELAGAPRHLVVSCYDGRPIKVEGNPDHPGSLGGTDAFSQATTLTMYDPDRSSSVVQRLASKADYKSWESFDEYLAEQWGRLRGKLGAGLAILMEPSSSLSLDAMTKKVADALPQAKLYEYAPLTRENELAGAEQAFGSRLRTHYKLAETKVIAGFDSDILCGHPNATRYARDWAATRELSGEEHHATMGRTYAVESQFSILGASADHRAAVKSTDIGWALSQVRDWVKARIDGNPPAEPKEITERMAHKAKVDAAEDHHEKEELAAEETAPITALQVLWALADDLAKPENQGQSVVAVGPGQSPEVHAMAFELNAMLGNLGKTVVMTDEPAPAVERGTIDELSAALDAGSIDTLVIVGGNPVYDAPANLKLGEKIDKLVETIRLGYYQDETSDKCQWHLPMSHPFESWGDVVSYEGLPSTTQPMIEPIFETITPLQLLAKLAGVDAADPQTLAREALASTLASELTVDAWRKLLDDGFVDSSVLTVSNASLVDGLNLESVGKTDAAQVELVFMPSTSTYDGRFANNGWLQETPNFITKVCWDNVAIVSPLTADTLGVKQNEVLDITVGEASVKLPVYVLPGQANGSIGVQLGYGRTAAGAVGGAEATTEEGLEIPRFRRWWSPFGEGNAIKVGSDVYPIRTSEAMYVATEVKTKPTGTQYKLATTQDHFAIDTVGLEIIAGRIHELVRERPLEYYNETPDFAAHEVHIVETDPLFPDRTWRDQTNAWGMSVDLNKCIGCNACMLACQSENNVPVVGKEQVLAGREMHWIRIDRYFHGMPDDFKKDDPASPSVATQMVTCQQCESAPCEQVCPVAATVHSDEGLNDMVYNRCVGTRYCANNCPYKVRRFNYFHMTGYMEKSENQLIQLANNPEVTVRSRGVMEKCTFCTQRIAKARTDVRITGEPIQDGDVQTACQQACPTRAIEFGDLNDKDSRVSNTHADPRAYGMLAELDVRPRNKYLAKVLNPHPGLALPVVEKEHHEAGHDTHSSEEGESHSHENEGNDHASANGESTASRDPWTLPIIG, encoded by the coding sequence ATGACCGAAACCAAAGTTCCAAAGTATTGGCGTAGCCTGGACGAACTGGAAAACTCCCAGGAGTTCCAAGAGTTCGTGCATCGCGAATTCCCCGTGGCCGCGTCGGAGTATCCTGCCGGCGTGTCGCGACGTCGTTGGCTACAGTTGATGGGTGCCTCGTTCGCCCTGGCGAGCGTTGCCGGCTGCCGCTGGCAAACCGAGAAGATCGTGCCGCAGGCCGATCGCCCGGAGAACTACATCCCCGGCACCACCACCAAGTACGCGACGAGTATCGAACTGGCTGGCGCCCCGCGCCATCTGGTGGTGTCGTGCTACGACGGTCGCCCGATCAAGGTCGAAGGCAATCCCGATCACCCCGGCAGCCTGGGTGGTACCGACGCCTTCTCGCAGGCGACGACGCTCACCATGTACGACCCCGACCGCTCGAGCAGCGTTGTTCAGCGGCTCGCGTCGAAGGCCGACTACAAGAGCTGGGAATCGTTCGACGAGTACCTCGCCGAGCAGTGGGGTCGCTTGCGCGGCAAGCTCGGTGCCGGCCTGGCCATTTTGATGGAGCCCAGCTCGTCGCTGTCGCTCGACGCCATGACCAAGAAGGTGGCCGATGCGTTGCCACAGGCCAAGCTCTACGAGTACGCGCCGCTCACGCGTGAGAACGAGCTGGCGGGTGCCGAACAGGCCTTCGGCTCACGGCTTCGTACGCACTACAAGCTGGCCGAAACCAAGGTGATCGCCGGATTCGACTCCGACATACTGTGTGGTCACCCCAACGCAACTCGCTACGCCCGCGACTGGGCCGCGACTCGCGAACTGTCGGGCGAAGAGCACCACGCCACGATGGGCCGCACCTACGCGGTCGAGAGCCAGTTCAGCATCCTCGGTGCTTCGGCCGACCATCGTGCGGCGGTGAAGAGCACCGACATCGGTTGGGCACTCTCGCAGGTTCGCGATTGGGTGAAGGCTCGCATCGACGGCAATCCTCCCGCTGAGCCGAAAGAAATCACCGAACGCATGGCCCACAAGGCCAAGGTCGACGCTGCCGAAGACCACCACGAAAAGGAAGAGCTCGCCGCCGAGGAGACGGCTCCGATCACCGCGTTGCAGGTGCTGTGGGCGCTGGCCGACGACCTGGCCAAGCCGGAGAACCAAGGCCAAAGCGTGGTAGCAGTGGGCCCTGGTCAGTCCCCTGAAGTGCACGCGATGGCGTTCGAGCTGAACGCGATGCTCGGCAACCTCGGCAAGACCGTCGTGATGACCGACGAGCCAGCGCCGGCGGTTGAGCGAGGCACCATCGACGAGCTGTCGGCCGCACTCGACGCAGGTTCGATCGATACGCTCGTCATCGTCGGTGGCAACCCGGTTTACGATGCTCCGGCCAACCTGAAGCTCGGCGAGAAGATCGACAAGCTGGTCGAGACGATTCGCCTGGGCTACTACCAGGACGAGACTTCGGACAAGTGCCAATGGCACCTGCCGATGAGCCATCCGTTCGAGTCGTGGGGCGACGTCGTGAGCTACGAAGGTCTGCCTAGCACGACCCAGCCGATGATCGAGCCGATCTTCGAAACCATCACTCCGCTCCAACTGCTGGCGAAGCTCGCCGGCGTGGATGCAGCCGACCCACAAACGCTCGCTCGCGAAGCGCTGGCCAGCACCTTGGCTTCGGAACTAACGGTCGACGCTTGGCGCAAACTGCTGGACGACGGTTTTGTCGATAGCAGCGTGCTCACGGTTTCCAACGCGTCGCTCGTCGATGGCCTGAACCTCGAGTCGGTCGGCAAGACCGATGCGGCTCAGGTGGAACTGGTCTTCATGCCTTCGACCAGCACCTACGACGGCCGCTTTGCCAACAATGGCTGGCTGCAGGAAACGCCCAACTTCATCACCAAGGTCTGCTGGGACAACGTCGCGATCGTCAGCCCGCTCACCGCCGACACGCTTGGCGTGAAGCAGAACGAGGTGCTCGACATCACCGTTGGCGAAGCCAGCGTGAAGCTTCCCGTGTACGTGCTTCCCGGTCAGGCCAACGGTTCGATCGGCGTGCAACTCGGTTACGGCCGGACCGCTGCGGGTGCCGTGGGTGGTGCCGAAGCGACTACCGAAGAAGGATTGGAAATCCCCCGTTTCCGTCGCTGGTGGAGCCCCTTCGGCGAAGGCAACGCAATCAAGGTCGGCTCGGACGTTTACCCGATTCGCACCTCGGAGGCCATGTACGTTGCCACCGAAGTGAAGACCAAGCCAACCGGCACGCAGTACAAGCTGGCGACCACGCAGGATCACTTTGCCATCGACACGGTTGGCCTGGAGATCATCGCGGGTCGCATCCATGAACTCGTCCGCGAACGGCCACTCGAATACTACAACGAGACCCCCGACTTCGCCGCGCACGAAGTGCACATCGTCGAGACCGATCCGCTGTTCCCCGATCGCACCTGGCGCGATCAGACCAATGCTTGGGGCATGTCGGTCGACCTCAACAAGTGCATCGGCTGCAACGCTTGCATGCTTGCTTGCCAAAGCGAGAACAACGTGCCAGTGGTCGGCAAGGAACAAGTGCTTGCTGGTCGCGAGATGCACTGGATTCGCATCGACCGCTACTTCCACGGCATGCCCGACGACTTCAAGAAGGACGACCCCGCCAGCCCGAGCGTCGCCACGCAGATGGTTACCTGTCAGCAGTGCGAAAGTGCTCCTTGCGAGCAGGTCTGCCCGGTGGCGGCCACGGTGCACTCCGACGAAGGCCTGAACGACATGGTTTACAACCGCTGTGTCGGCACGCGTTATTGTGCGAATAACTGCCCTTACAAGGTGCGTCGCTTCAACTACTTCCACATGACCGGCTACATGGAGAAGTCGGAGAACCAGCTGATTCAGCTGGCCAACAACCCGGAAGTAACGGTCCGCTCCCGCGGTGTGATGGAAAAGTGCACGTTCTGCACCCAGCGCATCGCCAAGGCCCGTACCGACGTACGCATCACTGGCGAGCCGATCCAAGACGGCGACGTTCAAACCGCTTGCCAACAAGCTTGCCCCACTCGGGCGATCGAGTTCGGCGACTTGAACGACAAGGACAGTCGCGTGAGCAACACCCACGCTGACCCTCGGGCCTACGGCATGCTAGCCGAGTTGGATGTTCGTCCGCGGAACAAGTACCTGGCCAAGGTATTGAATCCGCATCCTGGCCTCGCTTTGCCGGTGGTCGAGAAAGAACACCACGAAGCTGGGCACGACACCCACTCGAGTGAAGAAGGCGAAAGCCACTCCCACGAAAACGAAGGTAACGATCACGCATCCGCGAACGGCGAATCGACCGCCAGTCGCGATCCGTGGACGCTTCCGATCATTGGATAA